A window from Solanum stenotomum isolate F172 chromosome 5, ASM1918654v1, whole genome shotgun sequence encodes these proteins:
- the LOC125864064 gene encoding putative disease resistance protein RGA3: MNYCLPFSGPQTTSKTRLVQKLLENFGEEEQDSVQEVWFYNSSFEQNTTMADPVIGATVQVLLEKLLFLTIEELSSSRDCKKDLEMLTQNASLIQAFIHDAERQQVDDQAVKLWLKMLERAAENAENVFDEFRYESIKRQVKIQKNPMKKVSDFISHTTFKSKMSRKINNINEELRAINKLAKHLGLQSLMVPPWHILPIRETDSVVVASEVVGRDNDVAEIKRKMLNIREDVVLCTIPIAGMGGLGKTTMAKKIFNDEQIEKHFEKRVWLCLPEMSETKSFLQLILESLTKRKVEVQSRDIIVKTLQDELAGRKYLLVLDDLWRVDSTLWVEFVDTLRGINTSRGNFILVTTHMEQVASTVAAVAPHRLEKLAEAHCWSIFKQRAFVDGEIPEEIVSMENRIVEMCQGLPLAASVLGGLLRNKEKHEWQAILDGNPLVAGEDDNGENSIRKILKLSYDCLPSPHLKKCFAYFAMFPKDFEFEKDQIIQLWMAEGFLHPCQETTVMEDIGNKFFQLLLRNSLLQDVKLDKHNNITHCKMHDLVHDLAGDILKSKLFDPKDNGGENLSQVRYFGWDSPSDQIDKITEPGRLCTLFWRSIYISEDMLLSFKFLRVLNLSSSGIKELSAKIGKCIHLRYLDLSNTEIRALPNSICELYNLQTFRVNGCYLLHELPYEMGNMISLRHIYCHSWYQMPLNMGQLTCLQTLQCFNVGLEKGHRIEELGCLKKLRGKLRINDLHLVRSREEARTAYLQEKSNIYKLSYGWLRDEPKGCETIDEHVLDGLQPHPNLKILLVKDYLGTRFPSWFSEESLPNLVKLKLSECNRCKEIPSLGQLKFLRHLELIGFPELEFIGLTFYGVEVNDSGSCSKIQVFPSLKELILEDMCSLIEWKGVELIPTTSGVRMFPGLEKLRISNCPVLKSTPNQFEILRELEIVEVDSEMPLLNLCSNLTSLVMLSVYDVKELTCFPDEMLRNNVSLQHLSVEECGEFHELPKSLYNLHSLKRLWIRSCPNFSSFPVLSGENYLTSLQSLELQNCDGLTNLPSGMLEHCRSLESLSVYKCNNLVSFPLHVGEMHSLSYLGLSHCPKLICVPTSGLHRLTGLRHLEIGPFSDMVDFEAFQFIFNGIQQLSSLRTLGVWGHLHWDSLPYQLTQLSNLTDIKMYGFGIEALPHRFANLTSLERLTLVGCKRLQHMDFSDAMPKLRYLWINDCPLLEDLSDGLSNLVSLQKLVVQKCEKLEHLPSRDAMRRLTKLGYLMIHDWPLLEALSDGLGDLVSLQELVLQNCENLKHLPSRDAMRRLTKLRILEIKGCPKLEESCTNRSGPNSQWSNISHIPTIKVGGSRIQDLRKSLFLFQFLSHTSNYYFPRVTLLHSPFIVFQTNL; this comes from the coding sequence ATGAATTATTGTCTTCCTTTTAGTGGTCCACAAACAACTAGCAAAACAAGACTTGTGCAAAAACTTTTAGAAAACTTTGGTGAAGAGGAACAAGACTCTGTGCAAGAAGTTTGGTTCTACAATTCAAGTTTTGAGCAAAACACAACAATGGCCGATCCTGTAATTGGTGCTACTGTTCAAGTTTTGCTTGAAAAACTGCTTTTTCTTACTATTGAGGAACTCAGTAGCTCAAGGGACTGCAAGAAAGATCTGGAAATGCTTACACAAAATGCATCCTTGATCCAAGCTTTCATTCATGATGCTGAAAGACAACAAGTTGACGATCAGGCTGTGAAACTATGGCTCAAGATGCTTGAGAGAGCTGCTGAAAATGCTGAAAATGTGTTTGACGAATTCCGATATGAATCTATCAAAAGACAAGTGAAGATCCAAAAGAACCCAATGAAAAAGGTCAGTGATTTCATTTCTCATACAACTTTTAAGAGCAAAATGTCACgaaaaatcaacaacatcaatgaAGAGTTGAGGGCTATCAATAAGTTAGCCAAACACCTCGGTCTCCAATCACTCATGGTTCCTCCTTGGCATATACTACCAATTCGAGAAACAGATTCTGTAGTAGTTGCTTCGGAGGTTGTTGGTAGAGACAACGATGTTGCAGAAATAAAGAGGAAGATGTTGAACATCAGAGAGGATGTTGTTCTGTGCACCATTCCCATAGCTGGTATGGGGGGTTTAGGGAAAACAACTATGGCTAAGAAAATTTTCAACGATGAACAGATCGAGAAACACTTTGAAAAGAGAGTTTGGTTGTGTCTGCCTGAAATGTCAGAAACGAAGAGCTTTCTTCAACTAATCCTCGAATCCCTGACAAAGAGGAAAGTTGAGGTCCAAAGCAGAGACATAATAGTCAAGACGCTACAAGATGAACTGGCAGGAAGAAAGTACTTACTTGTTCTGGATGATTTATGGCGTGTTGACTCTACATTGTGGGTAGAGTTTGTCGACACCTTGCGAGGAATAAATACATCCCGAGGAAACTTCATTCTTGTGACTACTCATATGGAACAGGTGGCATCCACAGTAGCAGCAGTAGCTCCTCATAGGTTGGAAAAATTAGCAGAAGCTCATTGTTGGTCCATTTTCAAACAAAGAGCGTTTGTTGATGGGGAAATTCCAGAGGAAATAGTGAGCATGGAGAACAGGATTGTGGAAATGTGTCAAGGTCTACCGTTGGCTGCAAGTGTGTTGGGAGGCCTCTTACGCAACAAGGAAAAACATGAATGGCAGGCAATTCTTGATGGAAACCCCCTTGTTGCAGGTGAAGATGATAACGGAGAAAATAGCATAAGGAAAATACTAAAACTCAGCTATGATTGTCTACCATCTCCACATCTGAAAAAATGTTTTGCTTACTTTGCAATGTTTCCaaaagattttgagtttgaaaaggaCCAAATAATCCAACTCTGGATGGCAGAAGGCTTTCTTCATCCATGTCAAGAGACCACCGTAATGGAAGACATCGGGAATAAGTTCTTTCAACTCTTGTTGCGAAATTCCTTGCTGCAAGATGTTAAGTTAGATAAGCACAACAATATAACACACTGTAAGATGCACGATCTTGTGCATGATTTGGCTGGGGATATCTTAAAATCTAAACTATTTGATCCAAAGGACAATGGTGGAGAAAATCTTTCTCAAGTGCGATACTTTGGATGGGACTCACCAAGTGATCAAATAGATAAGATAACTGAGCCAGGACGTTTGTGCACTCTGTTTTGGAGAAGCATTTATATATCGGAAGATATGTTGTTGAGCTTCaagttcttgagagttttaaaTTTGTCCAGTTCAGGAATCAAAGAGTTGTCAGCCAAAATTGGGAAGTGTATACACTTGAGATATCTTGATCTCTCGAACACTGAGATCAGAGCCTTGCCCAACTCCATTTGCGAGCTCTATAATTTGCAAACATTTAGAGTCAATGGTTGCTATTTACTCCATGAACTTCCATATGAGATGGGGAATATGATAAGTTTGAGACACATATATTGCCATTCTTGGTATCAGATGCCGCTTAACATGGGACAATTGACTTGTCTTCAGACCCTACAATGTTTTAATGTGGGTTTGGAGAAAGGTCATCGAATAGAAGAATTAGGTTGTTTGAAGAAGCTTAGAGGTAAATTGAGGATCAATGATCTCCATTTGGTCCGTAGTAGAGAAGAAGCTCGAACAGCATATTTACAAGAGAAATCGAATATTTACAAGCTGTCATATGGGTGGTTACGTGATGAACCAAAAGGTTGTGAAACCATTGATGAGCATGTGTTGGATGGTCTTCAACCGCATCCTAACTTGAAAATCTTACTGGTGAAGGACTATTTGGGTACTAGATTTCCTTCATGGTTCAGTGAAGAGTCTCTACCAAATTTGGTCAAGTTAAAATTAAGTGAATGCAATAGGTGCAAAGAAATTCCGTCGCTTGGCCAACTGAAGTTCCTTCGGCATCTTGAGCTGATAGGATTCCCTGAATTGGAATTCATCGGGCTTACATTTTATGGTGTTGAGGTTAATGATAGTGGATCATGCAGCAAAATCCAAGTGTTCCCGTCATTGAAAGAACTTATATTGGAGGATATGTGTAGCCTTATTGAGTGGAAGGGAGTGGAATTGATACCAACAACAAGTGGGGTAAGAATGTTTCCTGGGCTGGAGAAGTTGAGGATTAGTAACTGTCCAGTGTTAAAAAGTACTCCGAATCAATTTGAAATCCTACGTGAATTAGAGATTGTCGAAGTTGACAGTGAAATGCCATTGTTGAACTTGTGCAGCAACTTGACATCTCTTGTAATGCTTAGTGTGTATGATGTGAAAGAGCTCACTTGTTTTCCAGATGAGATGCTACGCAACAACGTTTCTCTTCAACACCTATCGGTTGAAGAATGCGGAGAGTTTCATGAATTGCCAAAGAGCTTGTACAATCTCCATTCTCTTAAGAGATTATGGATTAGAAGTTGCCCCAATTTCAGTTCCTTTCCTGTTCTTAGTGGAGAGAATTATTTGACTTCCCTCCAAAGTCTTGAGTTACAGAATTGTGATGGATTGACCAATTTACCAAGTGGAATGCTAGAGCATTGTCGGTCTCTGGAATCCTTGAGTGTCTACAAATGTAACAACTTGGTTTCCTTCCCTTTACATGTGGGGGAAATGCATTCACTTTCATATTTGGGTTTATCACACTGTCCCAAGTTGATTTGTGTACCCACAAGCGGCCTTCACCGTCTCACTGGGTTACGTCATTTGGAAATTGGTCCTTTCTCAGATATGGTGGATTTTGAGGCATTCCAATTTATATTTAATGGCATTCAGCAGCTGTCGTCCCTTCGTACATTGGGGGTGTGGGGACACTTGCACTGGGATTCACTGCCCTATCAGCTTACGCAACTCTCTAATCTAACAGATATAAAAATGTATGGATTCGGAATCGAGGCTCTTCCTCATAGATTTGCCAACCTTACTTCTCTTGAAAGATTAACACTAGTGGGGTGCAAACGGCTACAACATATGGACTTCTCAGATGCCATGCCCAAATTACGATATTTGTGGATAAATGATTGTCCATTGTTAGAAGATCTATCGGATGGACTCAGCAACCTTGTTTCTTTGCAAAAGTTAGTTGTACAGAAATGCGAGAAACTAGAGCATCTTCCATCTAGGGATGCCATGCGACGCCTCACCAAATTAGGATATCTGATGATCCATGATTGGCCATTGTTAGAAGCTCTGTCGGATGGGCTTGGTGACCTTGTTTCTTTGCAAGAGTTAGTTTTACAGAATTGCGAGAATCTAAAGCATCTGCCATCCAGAGATGCCATGCGACGCCTCACCAAATTACGGATCCTGGAAATTAAAGGCTGCCCAAAGTTAGAAGAAAGTTGCACAAATCGGAGTGGCCCAAACTCCCAATGGTCCAACATTTCccatattccaacaattaaaGTAGGTGGAAGCAGAATTCAGGACTTGCGTAAGTCTCTGTTTCTCTTTCAGTTTCTGAGTCACacttctaattattattttccaagAGTTACTCTCCTCCATTCTCCTTTTATAGTTTTCCAGACAAATTTATGA